Proteins encoded by one window of Nocardioides euryhalodurans:
- a CDS encoding LON peptidase substrate-binding domain-containing protein, protein MSDTLPMFPLGTVLFPGVSMPLHVFEDRYRALVHHLLRVSDPVERVFGSVAIREGYEVGDHGNQSLYRVGCRIRMTDVEAHPDGSFDLVAVGLDRFQLDRLETGGPYPVGHVTARPEPPPDVPEDVTDAARAMFTAYRAALTAIRGDIEPTELPRDPSYLSWALAALAPLPMPDRQSLLEAEDATTRLVLVTDLLRAELRAMNVIPSLPATEVARTRWSPN, encoded by the coding sequence GTGAGCGACACGCTGCCGATGTTCCCGCTGGGGACGGTGCTGTTCCCGGGCGTCAGCATGCCGCTGCACGTCTTCGAGGACCGTTACCGGGCGCTGGTCCACCACCTGCTGCGGGTCTCCGACCCGGTCGAGCGGGTCTTCGGCTCCGTGGCGATCCGGGAGGGCTACGAGGTCGGCGACCACGGCAACCAGTCGCTCTACCGGGTCGGCTGCCGGATCCGGATGACCGACGTCGAGGCTCACCCCGACGGCAGCTTCGACCTCGTGGCCGTGGGGCTCGACCGCTTCCAGCTCGACAGGCTGGAGACCGGCGGCCCCTACCCCGTCGGTCACGTGACCGCCCGCCCCGAGCCGCCGCCGGACGTGCCGGAGGACGTCACCGACGCCGCCCGGGCGATGTTCACCGCCTACCGGGCCGCGCTCACGGCGATCCGGGGCGACATCGAGCCGACCGAGCTGCCGCGCGACCCGTCCTACCTCTCCTGGGCGCTCGCCGCCCTGGCCCCCCTCCCCATGCCCGACCGCCAGTCGCTCCTGGAGGCCGAGGACGCCACGACCCGGCTGGTCCTGGTCACCGACCTGCTGCGCGCCGAGCTCCGGGCGATGAACGTCATCCCCTCGCTGCCGGCCACCGAGGTGGCCCGGACCCGCTGGTCCCCCAACTGA
- the ybaK gene encoding Cys-tRNA(Pro) deacylase: MARKRAGGTPATVALDRAGTDYTLRAYEHDPRAESYGLEAAQALGVDPARVFKTLLASLDLSADPGRGGQLVVAVVPVSGQLDLKALARALGGSRAVMAEVAAAERATGYVAGGISPVGQKRQHPTVVDVSAFDHDTVLVSAGRRGLDLEIRPADLVTITGAIVDRVGRD; this comes from the coding sequence ATGGCGCGCAAACGGGCCGGGGGGACGCCGGCGACGGTCGCGCTGGACCGGGCCGGGACCGACTACACGCTGCGCGCCTACGAGCACGACCCGCGCGCGGAGTCGTACGGGCTGGAGGCCGCGCAGGCGCTCGGCGTCGACCCCGCCCGGGTCTTCAAGACCCTGCTCGCGAGCCTCGACCTGTCGGCCGACCCGGGTCGAGGCGGCCAGCTGGTGGTCGCGGTGGTCCCGGTCTCGGGGCAGCTGGACCTCAAGGCCCTCGCGCGAGCCCTCGGCGGCAGCAGGGCCGTGATGGCGGAGGTCGCCGCGGCGGAGCGGGCGACCGGGTACGTCGCCGGCGGCATCTCCCCCGTGGGCCAGAAGCGGCAGCACCCGACCGTCGTGGACGTCTCGGCCTTCGACCACGACACCGTGCTCGTGTCGGCCGGGCGCCGCGGCCTCGACCTGGAGATCAGACCGGCCGACCTGGTCACGATCACCGGAGCGATCGTGGACCGGGTCGGCCGGGACTGA